In Halopelagius inordinatus, a single genomic region encodes these proteins:
- a CDS encoding phosphotransferase: protein MAPEDAVRDALGSHDDATVERELHAVPPHAVYEVTFGGRRAVCKVARGPTADPAKEAAVLRYVGSETPVSVPRVLASGDDYVVTEWCDDVPEDPTLTEARVRAMGRGLATLHRSAASDFRASGRVRAGPEGMTQTRDEGWSETLRRVLEDRASYLDTVGYGDVAREILSVVRENGERLDAVRETTLLHGNYLPDHVGVAEGSVTRVIDFEHALVGPGEWDYLRTVVPVFGIDPTPTDGVSPAAFRDAYESVRPFPDGFDRRRPLYHLVNAASYLRALHVQRSRLDAHAGGVEPANPLGVEAVARRAYDLCASVRDALDDRRDG from the coding sequence ATGGCTCCCGAAGACGCCGTCCGAGACGCACTCGGGTCGCACGACGACGCAACCGTCGAGAGAGAACTCCACGCCGTTCCGCCCCACGCGGTCTACGAGGTGACGTTCGGCGGGCGGCGCGCCGTCTGCAAAGTCGCGAGAGGGCCGACCGCCGACCCGGCCAAGGAGGCGGCCGTCCTCCGGTACGTGGGTTCGGAGACGCCCGTTTCCGTCCCACGCGTCCTCGCGTCGGGAGACGACTACGTGGTCACGGAGTGGTGCGACGACGTGCCGGAAGACCCCACGCTCACGGAGGCGCGGGTTCGAGCGATGGGACGCGGATTGGCCACCCTCCACCGGTCGGCGGCGAGCGATTTCCGAGCCTCCGGCCGCGTTCGCGCCGGGCCGGAGGGAATGACGCAGACGAGAGACGAGGGGTGGAGCGAGACGCTCCGTCGAGTGCTGGAGGACCGAGCGTCGTATCTCGACACCGTCGGGTACGGCGACGTCGCCCGCGAGATTCTGTCCGTCGTCCGTGAGAACGGCGAACGACTCGACGCGGTCAGAGAGACGACGCTCCTGCATGGGAACTATCTCCCGGACCACGTCGGCGTCGCGGAGGGGTCGGTGACGCGCGTCATCGACTTCGAGCACGCACTCGTCGGACCGGGCGAGTGGGACTATCTCCGGACGGTCGTTCCCGTGTTCGGCATCGACCCGACGCCGACGGACGGCGTCTCCCCCGCGGCGTTTAGAGACGCGTACGAGTCTGTCCGACCCTTCCCGGACGGGTTCGACCGGCGGCGACCGCTGTATCACCTCGTGAACGCCGCGTCGTACCTGCGAGCGCTACACGTGCAACGGTCGCGTCTCGACGCTCACGCCGGCGGCGTCGAACCCGCGAACCCCCTCGGCGTCGAGGCAGTCGCCCGACGCGCCTACGACCTGTGTGCGTCCGTGCGCGACGCACTCGACGACCGGCGAGACGGGTGA